The following coding sequences are from one Gopherus flavomarginatus isolate rGopFla2 chromosome 21, rGopFla2.mat.asm, whole genome shotgun sequence window:
- the LOC127038883 gene encoding natriuretic peptides A-like, translated as MDTKGSFSCGILLLLLMQFQSSRTNPIYGLSPAKELASMEALLERLEDKFSLMEALESNPDLQEPEAQQDTPPELFNDNSDQQPEPRPAPSARLSYSDPILKRLRGLQAPKMMRDSGCFGRRIDRIGSLSGMGCNGESLLTQLIINGGLFLWVTVAPRKPSQGPAPHCVRCCTNSEQKDSLCLDLTA; from the exons ATGGACACTAAAGGTTCATTTTCCTGCGGGatcctgttgctgctgctcatGCAGTTCCAGTCCAGCAGAACCAACCCCATCTATGGCCTCAGCCCAGCCAAAGAACTGGCCAGCATGGAG GCTCTGTTGGAGAGGCTGGAGGACAAGTTCTCACTGATGGAGGCCCTAGAGTCCAACCCTGATCTTCAGGAGCCTGAAGCTCAGCAAGACACTCCACCAGAACTCTTCAATGACAACAGTGACCAGCAGCCcgagcccaggccagcccccagcgCCCGTCTGTCCTATAGCGACCCCATCCTCAAGCGACTGAGGGGGCTCCAAGCTCCCAAGATGATGAGAGACTCAGGCTGCTTTGGGAGAAGAATTGACAGGATCGGCTCTCTGAGTGGAATGGGCTGCAATGGTGAGTCCCTCCTAACCCAACTCATTATAAATGGAGGATTATTTCTGTGGGTTACCGTAGCTCCTAGGAAGCCTAGTCAAGGACCAgcaccccattgtgttaggtgttgtacaaactcAGAGCAAAAAGATTCTCTTTGTTTGGACCTTACAGCTTAG
- the LOC127038731 gene encoding C-type natriuretic peptide 1-like, whose protein sequence is MNPKLIFCCGFLLLLLSQDQVRAKPLSSLQSLSRLLDEDLEHPLASEEMDQEREDMIPTGAFDQQDSELQWARNSKDQPEGVPISDSTFQRLFSDLLGSSRRYRGRSKKGLSRGCFGVKLDRIGSLSGLGC, encoded by the exons atGAACCCGAAGCTTATTTTCTGCTGTggatttctgctgctgcttctcagccaGGACCAAGTGAGGGCCAAACCCCTCTCCAGTTTACAG AGCCTGTCCAGATTGTTAGATGAAGATCTGGAGCATCCCCTGGCCTCAGAGGAGATGGACCAAGAGCGAGAAGACATGATCCCAACTGGTGCCTTTGACCAACAGGACTCTGAGCTCCAATGGGCCCGAAACTCCAAGGACCAGCCCGAGGGGGTCCCCATCAGTGACAGTACCTTCCAGAGGCTCTTCAGCGATCTTCTGGGTTCATCCAGGAGATACCGAGGCAGGAGCAAAAAGGGCCTGTCCAGGGGGTGTTTTGGTGTCAAGCTGGACAGAATTGGCTCCCTGAGCGGACTGGGATGCTAA